From a region of the Octopus sinensis linkage group LG18, ASM634580v1, whole genome shotgun sequence genome:
- the LOC115221256 gene encoding zinc finger BED domain-containing protein 5-like gives MSKPNKKKTRQYAVEFLKFGFIPDEHKLFCLLCNQTMSNESMKAGRLEVHLKVRHPNNSNLDLEYFKSLKEKFKNRTKLTSLFHAKQAPHTRALEASYEISLLIAKHGKNHTIGEQLIKPAISIFLKTVLQKDDGDRTMPLSNNTVSNRIDEMGQDVESQLIEKLKLRKFSLQMDESTIRDSEALLLTYVRYIDHKEFQEEMLFCESFETTTTANDIYIKIKHYLDANKYQRKTYWHVRQTVHLP, from the coding sequence ATGAGCAAACCAAACAAGAAGAAGACTCGTCAATACGCGGTGGAGTTTTTGAAGTTTGGAttcattcctgatgagcataaacTGTTTTGCTTATTATGTAATCAGACGATGAGCAATGAGTCAATGAAGGCAGGTAGGCTGGAAGTGCACTTAAAGGTAAGACATCCTAATAATTCTAATTTAGATTTGGAATACTTcaaatcattgaaagaaaaatttaaaaaccgaACAAAACTCACTTCACTATTTCATGCAAAACAAGCGCCTCATACTCGTGCCCTTGAAGCCAGCTACGAAATCTCCTTGCTTATAGCAAAACATGGAAAGAATCACACTATTGGAGAGCAACTGATTAAACCTGCTATCTCAATATTCTTAAAAACTGTATTACAAAAAGATGATGGAGATAGGACTATGCCACTCAGTAATAACACTGTCTCGAACAGAATAGATGAAATGGGGCAAGATGTTGAAAGCCAGCTCATTGAGAAATTAAAATTGCGTAAGTTTTCATTACAAATGGACGAATCCACAATCCGGGACAGTGAGGCTCTATTATTGACTTATGTGAGGTATATTGACCACAAGGAGTTTCAGGAAGAGATGCTGTTCTGCGAATCGTTTGAAACCACCACAACTGCAAatgatatttacatcaaaatcaaacattATTTGGATGCAAACAAATACCAAAGGAAAACTTACTGGCATGTGCGGCAGACGGTGCACCTGCCATGA
- the LOC115221257 gene encoding SCAN domain-containing protein 3-like yields MMKDENPNMLTVHCVIHRENLVAKKLSPVLNKILQSVIKCVNSIKRNSKSQSLFKQFCINQSAEHVRLLLHTEVRWLSSGNCLKRFMELFDQINDFLSDKCEMKLLSTTDGKAFVSYLTDIFEKLGNLNKQLQGANMTLIDAKAKIFGFITALELWKKKFSRRNFSELYWLSKCEITNDAGIVIIDHLNILIKDFNDRFCDLKAMNFPSWLTQPLLINVSDAAIQYQEELSELQHDESVKTLFKLKGTKMWLYDEVERKYPKISTSARELLIPFPSSYLVECGFSAVDNLLEAKRNRLEITKRGDLRLKLTKLSPQIKNLCCMHQAQGSH; encoded by the coding sequence ATGATGAAGGATGAAAATCCAAACATGTTGACTGTCCATTGTGTAATACACCGAGAAAACTTGGTTGCCAAGAAATTGTCCCCTGTTCTTAACAAGATTCTTCAAAGTGTGATCAAGTGTGTCAACAGcattaaaagaaattctaaatcTCAAAGTCTTTTTAAGCAGTTTTGTATAAATCAAAGTGCCGAACATGTTCGATTATTGCTTCATACAGAAGTAAGATGGCTATCAAGTGGAAACTGCTTAAAGAGGTTCATGGAATTATTTGATCAGATTAACGACTTTCTTAGTgataaatgtgaaatgaaattgctGTCAACAACGGATGGAAAAgcatttgtcagttatttgacagacATATTTGAGAAACTTGGAAACTTGAATAAACAACTTCAAGGTGCAAACATGACACTTATTGATGCAAAAGCAAAGATTTTTGGATTTATTACAGCTCTCGaattatggaaaaagaaattttCCAGAAGAAATTTCAGTGAACTTTACTGGTTGAGTAAATGTGAAATAACGAATGATGCTGGCATTGTAATTATTGatcatttaaatatcttgataAAAGATTTCAATGACAGATTTTGCGATTTAAAGGCAATGAATTTTCCTTCTTGGTTAACTCAACCGCTTCTGATTAACGTTTCTGATGCTGCAATCCAATACCAAGAAGAGTTATCAGAATTACAACATGATGAATCAgtgaagactttgtttaaattgaaaggtacAAAGATGTGGCTATATGACGAGGTTGAAAGAAAATATCCTAAAATTTCTACATCAGCGAGAGAGCTACTGATTCCTTTCCCTTCGTCTTATTTGGTCGAATGTGGTTTTAGTGCAGTTGATAATTTGCTCGAAGCCAAGAGAAACCGGCTTGAGATTACAAAACGTGGCGATTTACGACTGAAATTAACAAAGTTGTCTCCTCAAATTAAAAACTTGTGCTGTATGCATCAGGCACAGGGTTCTCACTAA